A segment of the Sphingomonas kaistensis genome:
GGGCGGCGGCGCGCAGTTCAGAGCTGCCGGTCGCGACCAAAGTCAGTTCTTCCGACTGCAGCGCAGAGGCGTCGAGGACAACGGTGCCCTCGGTGCCGATCCGCCCGTTCTTGACCGCGCCGGCAAGCGCCACCGTCCCGCTGCCGCCGGCAAGGAGGTCGAGGCGGTCGGCGCGGAGGTCGGCGACCATGAGCTGGCCCGGTCCCGCCAGCCCGAGGGTCGCCGCAAGTCCGGTCATGCGGTCGATCTGGAGCCTGCCACTGCCCATCAGGGTTGCCGCGCGCAGGTCCGGCGTGCCGAGGCGTATCCGCACCGGCACCCCCTTGCCCTCACCGTTCCAGCCGCTGCGCTGGCGGACGATCAGAGTACGGCCTTCGACCCGCAGGTCGACGCTGTCGAGCGCGGCGACCGGGCCCTCGGCCACGGCGGAAGGCGGCTTGCCGGTCGTCAGAACGACGTCGAACGGGGCTTCCATCCGGATCCGGTCGAAGCTGATGATGGTGAAGCGGCGCTCGGCAGCAGCGGCCGGAACGGCGGCGGCGGCAAGCAGCAGGAAGGCGAGGATACGGGTCATGGTCGCGATCCTCGCCCCTTTTGGTTAACGGACCTTCAAGCCGAGGGTCACGAGCAGCGGATATCGCCGCTGCCGTTCTTGCTGGAGGTGCAGCGCGCGCCGCCGGTGATGGCGATGTCGCCCGATCCGGCGATGCTGGCCTTGGCGGTGCCGGTGGCGAATGCCTTGATGTCGCCGCTGCCGGCGATTTCGGCCTCGGCATCGACGGTCCTCAGGCCGGAGGCGTCGAGATCGCCCGATCCCGCAATGCCGTATTTGGCGCGTCGGGCCTCGCCGGCCGCGACGATCCTGCCCGAACCGGCGATGTCCAGGTCCAACTGCTGGACGGCCA
Coding sequences within it:
- a CDS encoding head GIN domain-containing protein: MTRILAFLLLAAAAVPAAAAERRFTIISFDRIRMEAPFDVVLTTGKPPSAVAEGPVAALDSVDLRVEGRTLIVRQRSGWNGEGKGVPVRIRLGTPDLRAATLMGSGRLQIDRMTGLAATLGLAGPGQLMVADLRADRLDLLAGGSGTVALAGAVKNGRIGTEGTVVLDASALQSEELTLVATGSSELRAAARRTVNLTASGAATVTLQSPVACIQKVTGAATVSGCR